The region GAGTACGATGAACATCCCCATTTTTGTCGGGCATTCTTTGTCTTTGCAGTAAAAGCTAACGTCGGGTTTTATGTCCAAATTAATGAATTTGACTTTTGGATCGCTTTGTCTGATTAATCGTTGGTGGATAAAATCTATATCTTCCTCGCTTTTTATCTGTATTTCAATAATCTTAAAGGAAGAATTCACTTTTTTTTCGCTCAAAAAATGAGTGACCGCTATTTCAACAAATAACTTTTGAATTCCGGAATCATTACTGAGTAAAACATCTGGGATGAACTCTCCCTCTCTAGTTTCAAGGGATACCCTGGTATATCTTTTTGTTAAGTCAAAAGGTTTTTCTATTATTTCTAGCGTGCAGGTGGTTCCAAAAAAAGTTTCGTAAGTATTACAAATCTGGGGAATTTCTAATTCTAGCTCAAACGGACTTCGAGTATCCAGACATTTTTGATACTCCTGAACAAACAAGTTTTTAACCAGTTTGTGTAAATAAGTTTCTTCGGAACAACTAGCAATATATTTGTGAGCAAAATGCTTACTTCTGATTTTTCCAAGTTTAGGGATTAGGATATTCTCACAAGAAATACAAGTGAAAGCTTGATTTCTCAAGCCAGGAGTACGTTCTAAGTCTCCTATATAAACCGTCTGATTTTCAGAATTTAAAGCATATTTATACTGAATAGCCTTTTTCGATTCCATTTCACACCTATTGATCTCGAACTTCTAAAAACTTAACCGTTGCACTGCTTTACGCTTCGTTTCCTCCTAAATTGTAAACAAGACCGCTCAAGATAGAAAGAATGATTACCCGGTTTTTATAAGTACAGACGTTCCTTAAAGTTGACTTTTTTACAAGATTAGCAGGCATTATTTCAAATAATTACTAAACCGGCCAGATACTTTGCGTTGACAAAAAGTTTCAAGGATTGCCAAAAAAGTAGAAATTCCCAAGATTGCCTTGCCCACTGCGTCAAAACCTAAACCGGCCACCTTCCAAACCCGGATCGGTAACTCAGTTATAATTACCCCAAACAGCACGAAAGCTTATTATGCCGGTGAAAAGGAGGGGCATATTGGCTCTGTTGATTGCTTATTACCTGTGATCGCACGATGTAACTTCTCACCATTTGCATCAGATACCGGCAAGATAGCGAATGTAACCATGTTTTTACTTGAGGATATATTGCTCAACAATTATTTCATCTTTACTCCTTGGGGAATCTGGTTGTTGAGTTCAAGGGTGATTGCTTGATGAGATAGAATAAATAGCTTCTCTACGCTTTCGCAATTCCTCAACAAAGTTCATAGCACCTTCGTAAACTTCATCGCGATTGAGCGCACCCTCTTTAACCAATTTCTCCATTTGTTCTGTGAAAGTCGTTAAAAGATCTATTACCGGTTTATTAGATCCAGAATGAAGTAGTACCCATTCACGAGTTCCCACTAACCAATCCTGTAAGACTTCACTGCTATCATTGTTAGACAAAATCTGAAGAATCGTTGCATATTCATTAGAATTTGGAATGCACTGTGAATAGGAGTTGGAGCTATATAAGCGAACGGCGATAGACATTAAAACAATTGGCACTAATCCACCAGCAGAAGGGCAAGCTTCCTTATAAGCTTCTACAACAAGTTCAAGCTGTGGTGAATCTTTTTCTGTGACAACTGTAGTGAATACACATTTCGCAACCCAATATAGCCAGTCTATAGAGGGA is a window of Ancylothrix sp. D3o DNA encoding:
- a CDS encoding competence protein CoiA family protein; amino-acid sequence: MESKKAIQYKYALNSENQTVYIGDLERTPGLRNQAFTCISCENILIPKLGKIRSKHFAHKYIASCSEETYLHKLVKNLFVQEYQKCLDTRSPFELELEIPQICNTYETFFGTTCTLEIIEKPFDLTKRYTRVSLETREGEFIPDVLLSNDSGIQKLFVEIAVTHFLSEKKVNSSFKIIEIQIKSEEDIDFIHQRLIRQSDPKVKFINLDIKPDVSFYCKDKECPTKMGMFIVLKSGKLLHI